The window CCGCTTTACCAATGCCACCAGCAGGCCACTCATTAGTGACGCCCTCTGTTGCTGAGGATGTCTTGAGCAAACTTTTCGGTGACATTAGCGGTGATGTTATTAATCGCACTGCTGGGACAGAACCAGAGCGCGGCACACAAAATACAAGCTCTGGCTATCCTTATCTTTCTCAGGTGAATAACGTTGACCCTCAGGCAATGATGATGATGGTTACCCAGTTATCCCTGAATACCTCAGCACAGAAAGTTGCGAGTATGAAGGACTCCAACGAGATCTACACGGCTGGGCAAAATCAAGCGCTGGAAAATAAAACTCTGGAGTTTAAAAAACAGCTTGAAGAACAACAGAAAGCTGAAGAGAAAGCACAAAAAAGTAAAATTGTTGGTCAGGTCTTTGGGTGGTTGGGTGTTGCGGTAACTGCTATTGCAGCTTTTTTTAACCCAGCTCTCTGGGCTGTTGTTGCCATTAGCGCAACAGCAATGGCACTGCAAACTGCTGTTGATGTTATGGGCGATAAGGCTCCGCAGGCGTTAAAAACAGCAGCACAAGCTTTTGGCGGTCTATCTCTTGCCGCAGGTATTCTGACAGCCGGCCTTGGTGGGGTGTCTTCACTTATGTCTAAAGTTGGCGATGTGGCTGGTAAAGTGGGTTCAAACATTGTAAAAACAGTCACTAAACTGGCCGACGTATTTGTTGAAAATATTGCCTCGAAAGTTTCGGCTGTGGCAAATGGTTTAACTACTTCTACGCGCTCTATTGGTACAACTGTGCTTAATAATGATGCAGCGAATCATAATGTGTTATCACAGATTTCTGCTTTTGTTGTGGAAAATTTAACTCGACAAAGTGAACAGTTAAGTCAGAGTGCGAAGGCTGAACTGGATAAAGCCGCAGACGAACTGCAAAACCAGGCTAGTTATATGCAGAGTGCTTCTCAGCTAATCTCCGACTCTGCGCGAGTGAATAGCCGTATTGTCAGTGGTCGAGTTTAATTGTTAAAGAGGAAGTTATTATGAATACTATCGATTATAACAATGCAGCAATCGCCGTTAATCCAGTTGTGAGTAGCACGACTGACAGCGCCAGTTCAACAACTACATTAACCTCGTCAAGCAGTTCATCTTTACTTACTGCTGGCAAAGTGGATATTTCTAAACTTCTGCTAGAGGTTCAAAAACTGATGCGTGAGATGGTCACCACATTACAAGATTATCTTCAGAGGCAATTGGCGCAAAGCTATAACATCCAACAAGCTATTTTTCAGAGCCAAAATAAAGCTATTGAGGAGAAAAAGGCCGGTGCGACAGCCGCTCTGATTGGTGGTGCTATCTCATCTGTCCTGGGGATTTTAGGCTCTTTTGCTGCCATTAATAGCGCAACGAAAGGGGCGAGCGATGTCGTTCAGAAGGCCACTTCTGCTTCTGCGAAGTCTGTCAATACCGCCTCTGAAGTTTCAACTAAAGCACTGGTGAAGGCTTCCGAAAGTATTGCGGATGCCGCAGATGAGACAGTTGGCACATTGCAGCAAGGGATCGCGGCAGCTACAAAAGCGGCAAATCGTACATCAGGTATCGCTGATGATGTTACTACTTCTGCTCAGAAAGCTTCTCAGGTAGCTGAAGAGGCTGCTGACGCTGCTCAGGATTTAACACGGAAGGCAAATCTGTTAAGTCGCTTTACTGCTGCTGCCGGACGAATTTCTGGTTCTACAGCATTTGTTGTTGTTACCAGCCTTGCTGAAGGTACGAAAACATTGCCAACAACGATATCTGAATCTGTCAAGTCCAATCATGATATCAATGAGCAGCGTGCTAAATCGGTAGAAAATCTCCAGGCGTCGAATTTAGAAACCTACAAACAGGATGTTCGCAGATCGCAGGATGATATCGCCAGCCGCCTGCGTGATATGACAGCGACTGCTCGTGACCTTAATGACCTTATTAATCGTATGGGGCAATCGGCTCGTTTAGCAGGGTAATTGAACATGGTCGATACGTTTAATGACGAAGTGCTTAATTGCTATCTTGAACAAAAAGGATATATACCACAAAAGGAATTCCTTTTTGGCAGTGCCTTTTTTATCGGATGGCGGATTGAGACACCTTTTTTCTCATTAGCGTACAGACTGGATGAACAAGAACTGATTTTGTGCTCTTTTGAAGCACGTAACCAAACAGGGCTAAACGGCCCTGTTTTATCACTGACTCGCTTGCTCGAAGAGTTGTACCACCATTTTTCGGCTATTAAGAAAATCAGTGCCATGAAATCTAAGATTGGTTCAGTTTCAGATCGTCAAAAGCGCGAAGAGTTATTTAATTACTTCATTAGAAAGGGGGCCGTTCAGCAGGAAACAGAAAACGAAATTTGGTATGTAATGAAAGTAAATAATTAGAAATATTTTATTTTATTAATCTTAGAGGAAAATATAATGAATCTGACTCAAATTACTGAAGATATGGGGAATATCGCTGATACGCTGGCTGAGCCTGTGCCAAAGTTACTTAGTAACCCAGATCTGGTTAATGACCCCCAGAAGATGTTACAACTGTCGTTCTCGATTAATCAATTTTCTTCTTATATTAACTTGGAAAGTGGGATGATAAAAACGGTAAAAGACCTTATTTCAACTATTTCCAACCGTACGTTTTAATTTTTTATGGGTAATGATATTTCTGCCAATAAGATAATGGTATGGGCGGCTGTAGCAGCGGCAAATCATAAGCTTCCAAAATATGCAGAATCTATTCTGAATGTATTGCCGCAAATCTTATCAGATAAAAAAGATATTGCACATTTAGAATTCATTATTTTATATGGGTTAAATAAAAAAAATGATGCAGTAAAGGCTCTTGAGGGCTATATGGATGATCAGACAAGCCAGTTGTTGTATAGCCTGGTCTGTGAAAACAAGAGACAAGAGAGAGAGGACTCTGATAGATTAATTTTATATTGACTCAAAATGCAATTTCACTTTTATGTATTATAAGAATGTTTCATGCGGCTATAATATCTGAATAGTAAATACAGAAGTATGGAAGTTTCTGTATTATTATGTGAGGGGATAGTAGTGAGTTATTTTCTTAATGTAAATTAATATCACCCCTGTTAATTTGATATAAAAGGTATTAATTATGCTTAATGGAATTGGTCAGGCCGTTTCTACACTAGGACGGCAGCTTGCAAATGTGGCAAGTCGGGTGGGCTCTGTGGGAGGTGCGAGCTTTTCAGTTTCCCCTCAGGCAGTGCGTCTGACCACGATTAGAATTCAATCTCCTTTTTCTCCGGCTGTGTCGCATATCAATGCAAGAACGAATTTTAATGTGAGTGGAGTTACAACGTCATTAACTCCCTCTCGCCCTGCACCATCACCGCCGACAAGTGGACAGTCCACCGGGCGATCCCAGTCTTTACCCCCTATTGCACAGGCATTAAAAGACCATTTGGCAGCCTTTGAAGCGTCTAAAAGTTTAGAGGCCTCAAGCCTTAAGCCAGCTCGTCCGGCACCACAATCACCGACAAATGGACAGTCCACCGGGCGATCCCAGTCTTTACCCCCCATTGCACAGGCATTAAAAGACCATTTGGCAGCTTTTGAAGCGTCTAAAAGTTTAGAGGCCTCAAACCTTAAGCCAGCTCGTCCGGCACCACAACCACCGACAAATGGACAGTCCACCGGGCGAGCCCAGTCTTTACCCCCCATTGCACAGGCATTAAAAGACCATTTGGCAGCTTTTGAAGCGTCTAAAAGTTTAGAGGCCTCAAGCCTTAAGCCAGCTCGTCCGGCACCACAACCACCGACAAGTGGACAGTCCACCGGGCGATCTCAGTCTTTACCCCCTATTGCACAGGCATTAAAAGACCATTTGGCAGCCTTTGAAGCGTCTAAAAGTTTAGAGGCCTCAAGCCTTAAGCCAGCTCGTCCGGCACCACAACCACCGACAAGTGGACAGTCCACCGGACGAGCCCAGTCTTTACCTCCCATTGCACAGGCATTAAAAGATCATTTGGCAGCCTATCAGCAATTTAAAAATGGATAAAATAAGATTTGAAATCTATTAATCCCTGCTGATGCTTTAGATTATCAGAGGAAATAAAAAAGAAGGTTAAATTATGCAGTAGCCAATGCAATTCATAATATCGGTTAACACAATATTCCTTATCCTCTCAGCCATGAACTATTTCCTCCGGAAATGATTTGCGGTCGAGAGGATTTTTATTTTAATCTGACGGAGTCGTGGTTTTACATTATTTCCGGTCTGGATGTACGCTTTAAGTGAGTGCTAATGTTAATACAAGCTCAGGTAGTTCTGTTAGCTTGTTTAAATATGCGTTCATGAAAATTATACTAGGCTGAGCAAGCTTTTACTGATGTACTTTTCATCTTACATGCTGTTTGTTCTAGGGGAACTATATTCGTGTTTCTTGCATACTATGAGATTGCCAAATTTGATCGCTCAATACTAAGGACTGTGACTGGCTTACCTGAGTGGGATAAATTTAGCGAGGATATCAGGTTCACTGACAATATAAATACTTCCATCAGACATAGTTACAATACCTTCAGGCTGAGGCAAATCACTAGTTAAAGCATGATTTCCTTTCGTTAAGTCCATAATTTCAACAAAAGACATTTCTATCAGGTTAAACTTAAGTAACTTACGCGACTCATCGGACAGAATCATCAGGCTTTCATTATTAAAGTCTAGGCCGGATATATCGTTAACACGTATATCATTTAGTGCCTCTGGAATAGTTACTTGCTTTGCACTCAGCAGATCGGACGAAAGCTGGTATGCAAATATGCCATTAGGGCGTCGCTCTTTTGCGGCAAACAGCATCAGGTCGTCTGCTTTCCATGCCAGCCCTTCAAAACCTCTATTTTTCTTATTAAATTTTTCTAACTGAATTTTGTTTCGAAAGGAGACATTCATATGTTTCGTAATTGTGAAAAAGAATAGTTCAGAAGTTTTTTCGTCTACTGCTGCAAAAATATTTCCTTTTATGTATTCAATTGTTTCGGCATCAGAGATAAAAGGCAGCGGGACCCTGTCAATGATATCGCCGCTCTTGGTTATTTTGAGTAGCTGCGCAGGGCTGTTCTGGGTCGCATACAGGAAATTATCCTCCTTACTATAAGTAAGCGATGACAGATTCACCGTATTTGGTAATCTTTTGATAAATGAAAGCGAATATTCTTGTGGTGATTTTTTGTAACTAAAATTAAATTCAAAGAGGAATAATGTGGTTGATGTAATTAGTATTGCAATAAAAAAAACGATCAATGAATTTCTTTTCATGCTATCTCCATTTGCTTCAAATAGTTTGTAGGATAGATATTTTTTCTTATAAAGGAGCTAAAGGTAAATTTGTATTGGAAATAGTGGCGCAAGCGCCACTATTTTTATTAATAAAATGATTGGTGCTCTATTATTTTCATATTTTAAGCATTGTTCAGATATGTTTCAGATGAGGCATATTTTGCTTTTAACATCCTTGCCATCTCATTAGGTTCACATTTCACACCTGGCGGCACCTCATAAGAGGTTCTGTTCGTCAACATCCCTAATTGGTTGGGACGGTCCTCTGGCGCCATGATTAAAACTCCAGTATGGCTGGTAACGTGAATGCTTCCCTCTGATGATTGAGTGATGCTTATGTTAATACAAGCATTAGGCATATCTAACGATCTTTGTGCATTATATGCACTAGCTTGAGAGATCCTTACATGTGTCAACATTAAGGCTGGAACATTGAAGGACTGATAGAAAGCCGAGCATATGGCAGTTGGCGCTTCGGGCTGACATAAAAAATCCACAACTGCAGCTTTCTGCTCATTGGTACTGCTGCTTTCCTTTACGATTTGTTCTGCATAATGACGAGGAATACCATTCCTAATAACATTTAGATCAGGGGATGAATTTGTGTCTTTAAGCCCTAGCGTATTGCGAAGCAATTTTTGTGCATCTGCAGGTATATCAACACCATTGAGTGAAAGCTTTGAATTGCCGAGTCCCCGAGACGTATCCATAAACACAGTGCTGAATGGCGTAAGTCCAGAAAGCGGATCTGTTTGATTATTATGAGGAATCAAAGTTGCTGATAATTTGGAAGTAAAACTAAGTAGTTTGTGCATTGACAGAAGATCAGTCAGTTCCTCCTGAGGTAAGGTATGATGAACCTGAATGTATGGCATGTGGCGATTGATGGGTAAAGATTGTAATAGCCGATTTTGTTCGTTTGCCTCCAGGAGTACAAGAAACTTTTCATTATTCGGCGTGTGAATCTCTGCTTCAATGAGTTCGCTGTTAGTGACGGAAATTCTTAAGGATGAGCCATCTGAAAATTTCGCATATACTCTGCCTAATTCATTGTGAGCGGGAGATACAGGTTCTAAAACGGTTAACAACCCTTGAAATTGTTGTCTTTCATCCTGAGAATACTTTGGATTCCATAACCCCAAAGTGAGAATTTTTAGCAATTTTTCTGCACATGTCATCTCATTCCACGGCTTTTTATAATCAGAGTTAATTTTAATTGTAGCATCTAAAACTAAAGATGCGGAATTATTATTAAGTCCGTTTAACATGAAAGCTCTCTCTGTTTCATCAATTACGAATATCTTGATAACGAGTATCATATAGCATGATATAGTGTCAATAATGTGTAAGGTATTTGTCGTTGGGGTTTTAAATACAGACAAACTAATTTTTTTTGGGATTTATTTGATATGATGTTATTGATTGATATTGATGAGTTATTAATGTTTTTTTCTGCGAAAAAATGGTGACTATTTACATTAATAATGATATTCGGTGGGGGGATGATAAAATATATTGTTAATGTTTAGCTTCGGAGGATGGTCAGCTCTTTATCCCGTTTTGCTAACTGGCGTTTGAAACATGCAATCTCGGTGGACATCCCGATCTCACATTCAGAAGAAAACTGCAGATTTTGCTTTTGCTGTTTACTGTGGACTGACCCCGCCCCGGTAGACGATCCTGCCCTATAGTTGGACTGACCCCGCCCCGGTAGACGATCCTGCCCTATAGTTTGAGCATAG is drawn from Citrobacter rodentium NBRC 105723 = DSM 16636 and contains these coding sequences:
- a CDS encoding type III secretion system translocon subunit SctE; this translates as MLNVNSNIQSIRSGASAATAISGINQPEVTSGLDLQLVKSFAPSTSWAESTALPMPPAGHSLVTPSVAEDVLSKLFGDISGDVINRTAGTEPERGTQNTSSGYPYLSQVNNVDPQAMMMMVTQLSLNTSAQKVASMKDSNEIYTAGQNQALENKTLEFKKQLEEQQKAEEKAQKSKIVGQVFGWLGVAVTAIAAFFNPALWAVVAISATAMALQTAVDVMGDKAPQALKTAAQAFGGLSLAAGILTAGLGGVSSLMSKVGDVAGKVGSNIVKTVTKLADVFVENIASKVSAVANGLTTSTRSIGTTVLNNDAANHNVLSQISAFVVENLTRQSEQLSQSAKAELDKAADELQNQASYMQSASQLISDSARVNSRIVSGRV
- the espB gene encoding type III secretion system LEE translocon pore-forming subunit EspB, with the translated sequence MNTIDYNNAAIAVNPVVSSTTDSASSTTTLTSSSSSSLLTAGKVDISKLLLEVQKLMREMVTTLQDYLQRQLAQSYNIQQAIFQSQNKAIEEKKAGATAALIGGAISSVLGILGSFAAINSATKGASDVVQKATSASAKSVNTASEVSTKALVKASESIADAADETVGTLQQGIAAATKAANRTSGIADDVTTSAQKASQVAEEAADAAQDLTRKANLLSRFTAAAGRISGSTAFVVVTSLAEGTKTLPTTISESVKSNHDINEQRAKSVENLQASNLETYKQDVRRSQDDIASRLRDMTATARDLNDLINRMGQSARLAG
- the sctF gene encoding type III secretion system needle filament subunit SctF, with the translated sequence MNLTQITEDMGNIADTLAEPVPKLLSNPDLVNDPQKMLQLSFSINQFSSYINLESGMIKTVKDLISTISNRTF
- a CDS encoding EscG/YscG/SsaH family type III secretion system needle protein co-chaperone translates to MGNDISANKIMVWAAVAAANHKLPKYAESILNVLPQILSDKKDIAHLEFIILYGLNKKNDAVKALEGYMDDQTSQLLYSLVCENKRQEREDSDRLILY
- the espF gene encoding type III secretion system LEE effector EspF; this translates as MLNGIGQAVSTLGRQLANVASRVGSVGGASFSVSPQAVRLTTIRIQSPFSPAVSHINARTNFNVSGVTTSLTPSRPAPSPPTSGQSTGRSQSLPPIAQALKDHLAAFEASKSLEASSLKPARPAPQSPTNGQSTGRSQSLPPIAQALKDHLAAFEASKSLEASNLKPARPAPQPPTNGQSTGRAQSLPPIAQALKDHLAAFEASKSLEASSLKPARPAPQPPTSGQSTGRSQSLPPIAQALKDHLAAFEASKSLEASSLKPARPAPQPPTSGQSTGRAQSLPPIAQALKDHLAAYQQFKNG
- a CDS encoding SdiA-regulated domain-containing protein — protein: MKRNSLIVFFIAILITSTTLFLFEFNFSYKKSPQEYSLSFIKRLPNTVNLSSLTYSKEDNFLYATQNSPAQLLKITKSGDIIDRVPLPFISDAETIEYIKGNIFAAVDEKTSELFFFTITKHMNVSFRNKIQLEKFNKKNRGFEGLAWKADDLMLFAAKERRPNGIFAYQLSSDLLSAKQVTIPEALNDIRVNDISGLDFNNESLMILSDESRKLLKFNLIEMSFVEIMDLTKGNHALTSDLPQPEGIVTMSDGSIYIVSEPDILAKFIPLR
- a CDS encoding EspG domain-containing protein codes for the protein MLNGLNNNSASLVLDATIKINSDYKKPWNEMTCAEKLLKILTLGLWNPKYSQDERQQFQGLLTVLEPVSPAHNELGRVYAKFSDGSSLRISVTNSELIEAEIHTPNNEKFLVLLEANEQNRLLQSLPINRHMPYIQVHHTLPQEELTDLLSMHKLLSFTSKLSATLIPHNNQTDPLSGLTPFSTVFMDTSRGLGNSKLSLNGVDIPADAQKLLRNTLGLKDTNSSPDLNVIRNGIPRHYAEQIVKESSSTNEQKAAVVDFLCQPEAPTAICSAFYQSFNVPALMLTHVRISQASAYNAQRSLDMPNACINISITQSSEGSIHVTSHTGVLIMAPEDRPNQLGMLTNRTSYEVPPGVKCEPNEMARMLKAKYASSETYLNNA